The Anomalospiza imberbis isolate Cuckoo-Finch-1a 21T00152 chromosome 8, ASM3175350v1, whole genome shotgun sequence DNA window TGCTTTTCACAGGGAATAACCCAAAATAGCTGGGGGGAACCCAGCAGCCCACAGGACAGCGTGACTCCGAAGgtccaaaccccaaaccccctggcTCTTCTCTGGATGTGACAACGGGCAGAGGGGACTGCCAGGGGGAGCCTTGGGAGGGAATTCCAAAAGCCTCATGCCCACAGTTTGTTTTTCTAGAGCAAACTGGTGAGCAGGACTGGTTTTATGGATGGCCTTCTCCCCTTTTCAGTGCTGGACAGATGAAGGCAATTCCCCCTCTCCCTCACCTCCCAAGCTCCCTTCAGTTCCACCTTTAAGCTTGAGATAAAAATATTCAGGAagttcttgtttgttttttacaaTAAAATTGGCTCTGCCCAGACAAACAGCCATAATAACCCTGACTCCAGCTTTCTGTTTGGGAGGGTGGCAATAAGCAGGACTGTTTCAACAAGCCAGGCACAGGAACCAGCACCCAATGATGTGCTGTGAAAACCTCCAGCCTCCCAGATCCCAGGTGTTTTCCACTTACATCCCCCTGGTGCTCCCGCCTGTCCTGCCTCTGGTGGTAGGTGTACCTCATCCTGCCATTGCTGTACACGTGAACGTTAcctgaaggaagaagaaaactcTTACTCCAAAGTCACATTGTAgagggtgctgctggctggccAGGGAGGGACCACAAAAGGTGGCcatgatccctgtcacctgcTTACAGGCTGAAACAGGATATCCCTGAGGTGGTTTGAGTGCAGAGTGGACACAGCTCCTTCTGTAAGATTTTGCAGGATCATTTGAAAACTCAGCTTGGAAGTGACCTCAGGAAGTTCAACCTCCTGCCCAAAGGAGGATCAGCTACAGAGAAAGAATACCCTGCACAGACCTTCTCCCTTCTGATGGAATAGATTAAAACCAGttacaaacagaaataattctggggtttttcccACCCTGCAAACAAAGCTCTTCCATGTCTTGCTTTAAATGTCAAAACTACAGCTGCAAAGGGAGCCAGGCTGAGAGAGCAGCCCTCAATTCTCTCGAGACagtgaggaaagggaaaaagagactGAGCTAAAATAGCAACATGCTGTTTTTGCAGGAGGTGCTTCTTGGCCTCTCTGCCAGGCAGAGCACAAATGCTGCAAAAGGCTTCCAGATGCTTTTGAGCCACTGGTGTTGGGGGTGTTAGTGCTTAGATTCCAGACAGGAAAGAGCTACCAGAGTGAATTTTCTTAACtgaaaccaatttttttttcaagttggTCCACAGAGGTCAAGAAGGCCTGTGTCCACTTCCAGTCAGATATAACTGGAACAAATACAAAGGAGTCTTCCAAAATACCCTTCTCCTGACATGGAATCTGTCTTTTGAGCAAGTGAAGGAACAGATTCTTTCCTGCTCCCCCAAGCCATGATCTATTTTTCAGccagatttatttttcaattcaCAAGGTCTAAATTATGCTgtagaaatattattttcctttttttatgggacacaggagagagaaggaagTGGCCACTGATCTTGGAGAACCTGTTCTGGCTGCGTGGTGGAGTAGACAGAGATCAAGAACAAGGCCCAGCTGTTACCACAGTTTGCTCTGATAAGATTTAAATTCCAAAACCACCAGGCAGAAAAAGCCTTCCTCAAAACAGGATTATTTGCACAATGACCCTTAAAACAAGTCACTTTTTGTTCTAGCATTCAACCCAACCTACCAGCAGCTTATGTTGCCACCATGCAAACAAACACCTAAGGCTGGGAAGAAGTCCAGCTCTGATGGTTGCCGAGTTCTCCAACCATTTAAGAAATTTGAGGTGTTTCAGCCACACGTGAAGGAGAACTCCCCCTCATctagcccagcacagcccaaagaACCCCAACAGCACCAAAAGGATGAGGCCCCGCAAAACAAATGCAGATTTAAGGTGCTTACTAGAAGGAAAACCACCCCCAAAGAACATGTTGAAGAGGTCCTCGGGGGAGATGTCAGCCTCGAAGCCGCGGTGGAAGTCGGCGTGGCTGTGTCCATGGCGGGCGGGGTTGAGTTTCTCGTCTCCAAACTGGTCGTACTGCTTCCTCTTCTCCGGGTTGCTCAGCACCGCGTACGCGTTCCCGATGGCTGCGACACGGACAACGAGGAAGCAATTagctccttcctcccacctgcagccctgcacactGCCAGCATTTGCCTTTCTCCTCGTACAGAACAAGAGATTCGGCTACCCACGCCTTTGCAACAGGTACCTGGCACACGGCTCGGGCAAATCCAGGCAGGAGGAAACCAAactcagggaaaaaacccttaaTTAATTCAAATGAAGAAGTTGTGCTATGACTGATAAGGATTTGGTGCACGTCCCCAGAGAAACCCTTCAGCTGTCGGCAGCTGTGtagggaaataaaattttagttGACAAATTTTATTCAAAAGTGGCATTAAGGGAATTCAGTGTCAGAGCCTACAACTAGAACTGCAAAGAATTTAAATTCGGGCTGAATCCCTGAAAGGGACTTTAAAACTTTCCATAAAAGCTGCTAAGGAAACATTAGCCAGAAGTTGCATCCATCAGCTAAGAGTTTCAGTACTTCCAGATGCCACATGCAAGGTGCATAATTACAAGGACTGTTAACCAGTGCCTGTGAGGCTGGAAATGTACTGGATATAAACCCCTGCCAGGTCCCTGGATCCCTCTCCTTCCAGCCTCAGGAGTTTCAGCCCTTTTCCCAGAATGTCTGCCTGCCACCCTCCTGTTTCTGTATTCACCTCTCTTCACATTCCAGCTTCCCACTGCTCTCTGTACCAAGGCACCCCAGGGCTCCCTGCATTGCAAGGACCCAAAAtgcccatggcagcagctgcctggtgtgTAAAAGGCAGGGCAGAAGGGatagaaaagggggaaaaaggggataATGTGCCCATTTGGAGATCAGCTCCAAGATTTGACACTTTCCCCATGGTCAGATGGAGGTGTACGGTTTCTTCTTGGAGTGGAGATTTGGAGGGCAGAGGATGTAATGTCAATACACTCCTTCTCCTTCTTGGTTATAATTAGTGCACCCAGAGCAAACATTTCTAGAGCCAGGCAGGAAAGCTGGAGGACAAGGATTGACTCAGTATATCAACCACACAGCTGGAAAGAACAAGGGAAGCAACAACAGAGCGGTTCAGGGTTTGTTCACTCTTTGACTTTGTGCTGACAAAGCCCAAGAAATGCCTCATTCCAAAGCAGGATTTTAGCTCCAAGTAGCCAGGCTCAAGGCTTTTTCCAGGAGCAGTCAGGTAGTGATGCAGATCTGCCACGAgacagcctgcagccagctggaaCTGTACACTGAGACACGGGCTCAGCACATCACCTTATCAGCGGTCACTGGGAAGGCGAATGCCAAGACTTCAGCTAATACATCAACATAAGGAAAAATTAACTCATCTCCTCACAGCAGGGCACGTTTCCCCCTTCACCCTCTGGAACCAAGCAGGTGGACTTCAGCTCAGCTCAGGGGCTGAAGGACAGGAAGCCATGGAGGCAAGGCCCAGAGGAGATAACCCCACAGCGGGGGATAAAGGGCACTTTGCTTAACGCTCCACTTCTGGCACGTAACTCCTGCCAAAGCCTTGGGCAAACATCATTATTCAAGATTACAGGTGAGGAAACCTGCCTTTGGCCACTGCGGGATCCAAGGATGAGCcgtggagcagcagctctgcacaggcagagctgatacctgtgtgcagataCCCTTTCATCTGCCCCCCACACCAGCACAGGCTCTCCCAAGTAGCTGGGGGTCAGTCACTATTTGCTAACTCTTATCAGGGAAGGATTTAAGTCTTAAAAGGCTTGAACAAACCTTACCTAAGACTTTTACTGCTGAATTTGCGTCTGTGAGGAGCTCACCTGAATACTGTACCAGTACACTCACATcaggccagccctgctccctgcttcAGCAAAGGTCTCATGCATTTCACTCCCAAAagcaggctgctgtggggtggAAGGTGTCTTAAAGACCCTCTTGTTCCACCCCACCATGGATAGGAATACCTTCCAataccccaggttgctccaagccccatccaacctggcctagaaaacttccagggatccaggggcagccacagtttctctggtcagcctgtgccagagcctcagcACTGTCttgagtaaagaatttccttCTAAAAAGTGGCCAGAATCAGATTATTTTAACAGCTTCCAAACCAGTGCTGTACAACTGGCACCGAGGAGTTCTGTGTTTAGCTCAATGATAATAATCAAACTTCCACAGCTtgcaggggaaaatgggattatATGTTCCAAGCAACAGCAACTCTCTTGGAAAATTACTCCAATTTTAAGGTTTCTTATTACCCAGGAAATATCCCTGCTGCATTTATAGAGAGGCTCTGAGAATTGGGCTCTTTGCAGCAGAACCAGAGTTCCTTTTCCGAGTTCTGGCTGGGCTCCTTTGTGTATCTGCTGCAGTTTTACCCTAGGAACTTCTTCTTGGGATTTCTATCCACCAATTTCATCCACGAATGGTTGGGTGTTTCCTGGAATGTTTCCCCTGAGGGGTTTGTGAGCCCTGTGTCTGCCCCTGGTGCTGCACAAGTTAACTGGGTTAATCCTGACAGAATTCCCTCCTGAGCAGTGAGGCAGGAGCTTGGAGCAACACACAGGGAAGGGCCGCTGGGAGAAAGAGAAGGCTTCTCCTAACCCAACCAACAGAGACAAATCCTACACATGCCAACCtgtgtttattattttaagCTCATACTTTGGTCATGACACGACCAGCTCTGAAGGGAGACAATTTCACAAAGAGCAGCTTTATTTCACTCTGCCTGACTCGTGGGATTGCTTGTAAGCGTTCTCACACACCCAGCTCAGTGAGAGTGGGGGGCAAACCACAGATCTGGAGCTGGCTTTACCTTTGAAGGCCTCCGTGGCCCCGGGCGCGTGGTTCTTGTCCGGGTGGAACTTCAGGGCCAGTTTCCTGTAGGCCTTTTTCAGGTCCTCATCAGAAGCTTCTCTGTTGACCCCCAGAATTTCATAGTAATCTTTGCACTGCTTTACCCTGCCAGGGGAGAGGGGAGCAAACGTTGAGTTCCAGAAGTAAAAGCCTGGATTAAAAAAACTGAACATAAAACCTCTTGAATACTTGTCAGCTCTGAGACTTTTCAGGCAGCACAGTTTCGATGGATGCTGCTCAGGGATCTCTGGATTACTCAGCCCCTGCTCCTCAGAGGTGACCCAGCTGTTTTCACTGACTCACTCCGGCTGTGCCGgcaggaccagcacagaacGAGTCGGGCcagtggaggaggaagggccTCCCCTCAGACCCACACAGGAATGTGATTGGCAAATAAACTTCACATTCATCATGCTCATGTGTTGGAGGCTGTTTGGGAAGGACTACAGCACCTGAAGGATATTGGCCTTTCCCCTCCCTCACTCTCTCCTCAGCTAATTCCCAGATCTAAAACTTGCATCAGCTGAACTCCAGGGAAAGgaaggagcagcccagggtgtGCAGCCCATTCTTCCTGGGCACACTCAGCCCAGCCGGGGCTTCTGCTTCTCATGTGATGAGACAGAATCCAGCAGGCTGGGCTTTTGGAGAAGTGGATGATGTAACAAACATTCCTGCAAGTCCCTTGAAGTGGTTCTTGCACAATTCAGGCCATGCCCATAACCTTAAACAAAGTTTACCAAGTGACAGCACCTGCAGCTCAGTCCTTCAGCTTCCAGGATGGGCAAATGGGAGACAGGAATAAAGGGAAGCTTGAAATAGGGTTTGGAAAACGAGCAGACCCAAGCCAGCTGCCTACCAGGGCTGCTAGAGCTATAAATCTTCCCGGGCCATCTTCTCAACACTGTTCCATATGGTTCAAAGCTGAAATTTTTAAAGTACCGTGAAAAGCAGACGGGTACCACGTGACAGAGTCAAACAAATACCCCAGAGAGCTGTGCACAAACCTCTTCACTGCGTCCAGCTGGTCCTGAGTGTAGCCCTTGGGGACCTCCCCCCCAGCCTCTCCGTTGGCTGATGGGAACTCTCCACTCATTTTCCTGAACTGAGGGTTTGTGGATTCCCTGGGTTGGGATTGGCCATTGGCCGACTGCTCGTTCTTGTTGAGTGACTCAAGCAGAACTGAAACGAGAGAAACAAAAACACGGAGTAGAAAGCACCAAGCTCAACCTGCCCTTCCAGCTCTCCCATGAAGAGACTTCTCTTTACCTCTGCCACCTTCCCAAGATCCCCCCCATCCTTCCCCAGGAAGACCCTCACCTTCCCTCCCACGTTATCTTTCAGCTCTTGTTGCTTCTCACCCAGATGTGAGGGCCACTCCTGAAGATATTCTGCTTCTCCCAACACACACAACCTCCATAAAAACCCCAGGACCACCCAGACAGACAGTCCAGGAGCCACAGCAGATCAGCAAAGCAGCGCATCCCTgtccttttttctcttccatctcTCCTCGACAGCAAAGAATGTCCAAACTTGTCCTCTAGCACATCATAAAGTGTATTATTCTcctttttcccctgcttttgAGAGCCTACAGTGCTAGGGAAGCGATGTGACGATGCCATATCTTTAGAGGGCttagaaaataattctgtggGCTGCCAATCCCACGGGGACATTCCCCTtttggggacagagctgcagcactgctggctgccagctccTCACACGGGcgctcagagcagctgtgaaacCCATCTTCCCTCTCAGGTACTGGATGTATAAATTCaccttcccttttcttttcctccttgaaAGGCTCAGGCACTGTTTTCCATCCTCTCCAGCCAGGAGAGGACAAACATCCAGGCCTGGCCTAACCACCCAGGTGACACAATGGAGGGAGACTCCAAGCATCTTTCCATCGTGCGTTTCCCTGGCAGCTGCATAGCACCATcttttaaaactgctttttaaaCCAAGCATCAGACTGATTTCTTTACCCCCATTCAAAAGAACAGGCACACATGCTACAATGAAACCCAGCCAAGGATATTTACACAGGCCCCAGGATCCTGAGCTTGCAGTCCTTTATCCAGGCCCTAGAACTGGGAAGGACGTTCCAATCCTCCCAGGGATTGCACACCACAGACCTTGCACTATGGGGGTATCACCTTCTTTAGGCAAGTGCAAACAACACTTGCAGGCCAAGAGATGAGCCAAGATATCCTATCAGGCCCCAGCACTCAGAGGGGGCAGAAAAATCCCCTCGGGAATCCAAAAGCCAATAGAGGATGAGGGATGCAAAGGACAGTGGGCTAAGGAGCAGTAACTCACTGGATGAGCTCTTGGGCTTGGAGGCTTcacaattttaatttattttagaaaataaattcttccttCACTCATATTTCCGATGCTTCAGCGTCCACTGAATTATAGTGTTTGGTTTTGCTCCTTCCAAACCTGGAGCAATCTGCCAGGTGATTTTAAATTTCACCTCACAAGGCTGTTCCCCCACCTACTGCCCTTCCTGCTCCTTTGGGCTTTGTTCCCTACAGCTTGCCAGGAGATTTTGATCCCAGAACGGTTTGGGCTGGAAGCGATCTCAAAGCCCATccattcccacccctgccattccagggacaccttccgctgtcccaggctgctccaagccctgtccaacctggccttgggcactgccagggacccaggggcagccacagctgctctgggcaccctgtgccagggcctgcccaccctcccagggaaaaatcccttcccaaaatcccatctaaatCTACCCATTgtcagcttaaagccattctcTGTGTCCTGCTACCCCAGTTCCTGATGAAATCCCTCTCAAATGTTCTTgtagccccttcaggccctggaaggagctgtgaggtctccacacacccttctcttctccaggctgagcagccccagctctcccagcctggctccatggggaaggtgctccagccccctcAGCAACTTGGTGCCTcccctgggctctctccagcagctccaggtccctgctgtgctggccccagggctggggcagctctgcaggtgggctctcacctgagcccaggggcagaatcccccctctcctgctgcccagagtGCAtttcccaaacccaggcacagAAACCCACAGATGGCCACAGGTCAGTCCCATTTTGCTCGACAGCCCCAAAcctgctgctttttgcatcctctgtgcagccccagcacagcacaaatTCAGAAGCAGAGAGTGCAGAATTAGGTTTCAGTTCTGCCAACTCAGTTCGCCCCAGCACGTGCCATAGAACACTTTTCCTCCCTTATTAGCCAACATTTGCCCAACTTCCCATAAATTTTCCCCAACTCCCACTTCAAGGTGACCAGAGTGTGACCGTGTCTCAGCCAACGTGCCCTGACACAGAGATTTTTGCTGCAATCCCCTTGCAAAACCCCTCCCTGATCCCAAAAAGCCCAGCCAGGGTCAGAGTTTGCAGCACTGGCTGAGCAAGGGCACGTTGCTGAGTGTTGCCAAACCCTGGGTAACTCCTGGGGAAGAGATTTCCCAGGAGCTCCTCAGAGGCTCAGGGACCACCGTGGGATCTCTGGCAGCATTTCCCAACTCCAGACCCAGCAGGACATGGAGCAAAGGGTCCTTGGATGAGAAACCTGGCTGGGTCTGGCCACAGATTAGCATGTTGTGTTTAACATTaacctgccctgctgcccccacCCCAGGCTCTGCCTTCCTCCAAAAGTCACTTTTCCTACCCAGTAATTTCACCAAAGTATAAATTccagaggaaagggaggaaaaccaCACCACAGCACACGCTGTGTTTGAGGGAGGAGGCCTGGTGCAACCAAAAAGAGGATTACAGGAAGCCTTGGGGCAAACAAGCTGCAAAGCTCAGCCAGAGAATCCAAACTCAGATGAggtcaaagcaaaaaaaaggaaaaaaaattaaacctccAGCCCTTTGCATAATATTCAGCCATGTAAGAACATGCAGGGAAAGAACGGAGTTTGGCTGCTTTCACAAACCACTTCCCATACGAATTAAAGCTTTCAGGAAATGATGAAAACAAACGTAAATCTGGCAGCAAGTCCTGGAGGATTGTTTTGTTACACATGTGAGAGCGTGAGCGCAGCCACAGCCTGTCTGCCTGCAAACAGGGGGCAACTgctggagcaggaacaggacagggagaggaggaatAGATGGAAACAGGAGGAacaggaagaggagaggaggaggaatgggaggaggaaggaggagaggacGGATAAGAGGAAGAGATGAGCAGGAAtaggaggagagaaggaataAGAGGGGGAATGCAGGAACAGGGCAGAGAGGAAtaggagagggaggggaggaatgggaggaggagaggaacaggaataagaggaggagaaaaacaggaagaggagaggaacaggaggaggaggaggagaggaacaggaggaggagagggacagAAACAGGagggaaggaacaggagaaggagaggaggaataggaaaggaaaaggaggacTATGAGGAGAAGACAAACAGGAGGAGGAATAGGAGAAGAAGAATACGAGGAATAGGAAAGGAGGAATACGAGGAATAGGAAAGGAGGAataggaggaggagaagagctTTTCCAAGCCCCCCGAGAACCCCTCCCTCGCCTTGCCAAGCTCCTTGCCTCCCCTCAGCGCTGCTCCACCAGCAGCGGGTGTTGTGCCCGCGGCTCAGGGCTCCCACAGCAGCGCGGAGCCGGTCCCTCTTCCCTTCCGGGCGCTCTCCTCACTGGGAGCCCCGCTAAAGACAGAGGCCGCGGGCCGACAGTACCCGATGGCCACCCATCGGTTCCCGATCGCCGCCCATCGGTTCCCGGTCCCAGGCGGTGCCGCAGCCCGAGACCCCAGCACACCCCCGGGCCGCCCGACGAACTCGCCTTCCCGGCGTGCCCCGCGCGCACCGCGCAGGCGCCGTGAGGGTGAGAGGTCAggcccggcggcggccgcgcaGGCCGCgctcccccgggccccccgccgcgcccccggGCCGGCGCTCACCGCGGACCCGCTGCGAGGGGTACAAGCGCTGCGCCTTCTCCAGGAAGCGGCGGGCCTTGTCGGGCTGGTTGGCCTTGGCGGCGGCCAGCGCAATACCAATGCACCGCTCCGCCTCGTCCCGGTTCGACtccatggcggcggcggcggccgggcgggggggcggaggggcggggccgggcgcgggcCGATGACGCCacaggagcggccccgggcgggcggggccggcggaggGGCGCCGTGGGGCCGGGACGGCAGAGGGCACTCGGGACCCCGCTGGCATAGGGGCTTGGCGAGGGGAGGATTATTAACGAGCCCTCCCGGAATTCTCTCAGAGCTTCCTGATGGAGCCGCCCGCCTCCGGAactgctcctggctgcagggagcgTGCCCGGGACGCGCTGAAGGAGACGCTGAGGAGGGATGAGGCTGCTCGGCGCTGTGCCACATCGTGCCACATCGTTCCACATCGTTCCACATTCCGACGCAGCAGGGATGGCGGGAACCACCTTCGTTCCAAGAAGGGATTCAGAGCCAGGTGCCAGATCGCTGGAGGCTGGCcgtgggagcaggcagggagagggaggaagagctGAGGCAGGAAGGGCCAATCCTGCACTCCCACCTTGGTCTGTGGGGTGACAGCACAGGGACCCCAcacccaaaccaccccaaaggagcaggctctgcctgggaaatgagggaggagaggaagagaacTCAGGCTGGAGTGATCAGGATCAATATCCCAGTAGGAACCACGGAATCCtacaatggtttgggtgggaagggaccttaaagcccctccagtgccacccctgccatgggcagggacaccttccactgtcccaggctgctcccagccccagtgcatcccagccttgaacacttccagggatccagggcagccacagctgctctgggcaccctgtgccagggcctcatcgccctcacagggaaggatttcttcccaatatcccatccattcCTGCTCTCTGCAGTGGGAAACCATTTCCCATTGTCCTGGCACTTGAGGCCTTTGTCAATATTCCCTCTCCATGTTTCTTGTCACCTCCAGGCACTGCAAGGCCACATTTAGGTCACCCTGGAGtttctctccaggctgaacaatcccaactctcccagcctttcctcccagcagagctgctccaatccctctgatcaccttggtgacttctttctccagcagctccaggtccttcctgtgctggggaaggaaaGTATTCCAGGAGTGACTGATCCCCTTTGTCTTTCCATCCCCCCTctccttccaaaacaccccatCTTCAGTGCCTCAGCCTTGGGGGAGGATCTGGAGCAATGCAGAGACAGAGGCAGGCTGCTGTGAGCAACATCTTTACATGGTATTTTACAGGACAGCACCTGGCAAACCACGCCTGTCAGCCCTTCCCAGTGCAATTCCCCATTCAGGAGATCAGCTAgggagctcctgcagcaggaggctTGTGCAAGGCAGCTCCACTACTTTTAGCTGCCCTTCTGCAGCAGGTGCAGCACGGAGCTTTTGGCTGGCTGAAATCCTGGCCTGGGATCCAGGAAATCCAGGAATTGCCTGGCTTTTCCGAGGAGCAGTCTGAGAATCAAAAGATCCCCCCCATGCCATTTTTTCATAGCATTAAATAAAGGTGATTTGGGGcccagctctggagcagggcaCATCACGCCGTGCAGGTGGTGGCAGTAAAAGTCCTTTCCTTGTTCCTGAGAGAGAGGAATATGAAGGAGCCAGCAGCAAGCAAATCCAGCAGGCAGGATTTCTAACTTGGATTGACAAAACCCTCCTGGGTACAGCCAGCCTGGGCTCTCCAGAGCCTGGTGCCACCCCGCTGTGCCCATGGGCTGATCCAGGGAATggggctgctccttcccaaccCTGCTACTG harbors:
- the DNAJB12 gene encoding dnaJ homolog subfamily B member 12 isoform X2, whose protein sequence is MSGEFPSANGEAGGEVPKGYTQDQLDAVKRVKQCKDYYEILGVNREASDEDLKKAYRKLALKFHPDKNHAPGATEAFKAIGNAYAVLSNPEKRKQYDQFGDEKLNPARHGHSHADFHRGFEADISPEDLFNMFFGGGFPSSNVHVYSNGRMRYTYHQRQDRREHQGDGGLGLFVQLMPILILIIVSALSQMMVSSPPYSLSHRLSVGHTHRRVTEHLKVPYYVSEKFAEEYTGTNLKNVERSVEDDYIANLRNNCWREKQQKEGLLYRARYFGDSDLYQRAQKMGTPSCSRLSDVQASLHG
- the DNAJB12 gene encoding dnaJ homolog subfamily B member 12 isoform X1, with the translated sequence MESNRDEAERCIGIALAAAKANQPDKARRFLEKAQRLYPSQRVRVLLESLNKNEQSANGQSQPRESTNPQFRKMSGEFPSANGEAGGEVPKGYTQDQLDAVKRVKQCKDYYEILGVNREASDEDLKKAYRKLALKFHPDKNHAPGATEAFKAIGNAYAVLSNPEKRKQYDQFGDEKLNPARHGHSHADFHRGFEADISPEDLFNMFFGGGFPSSNVHVYSNGRMRYTYHQRQDRREHQGDGGLGLFVQLMPILILIIVSALSQMMVSSPPYSLSHRLSVGHTHRRVTEHLKVPYYVSEKFAEEYTGTNLKNVERSVEDDYIANLRNNCWREKQQKEGLLYRARYFGDSDLYQRAQKMGTPSCSRLSDVQASLHG